The following nucleotide sequence is from Mangifera indica cultivar Alphonso chromosome 1, CATAS_Mindica_2.1, whole genome shotgun sequence.
AATACTGGGCTGAGGAATTTCAGaactataaaattttgaattttttatgaataaatctTCAGGGAGTGCAAGAGTTGGTCGCATTGTTATGTCTGCAGCTGCTAAACATTTAACTCCTGTCACTCTAGAGCTGGGTGGAAAGTGCCCTGCCGTCATTGATACTCTGTCCAGCCTCTCAGATATAAAGGTAGTTTTCACTCACTATTTACTTCATCTACAATGCTCTAAAGGCTTTTAGAACAACCTGTGGACCTTGAGTGAAAGCATGATAGTGAATTTAAGATTTATCATACATGTAGTGtgctaaaaaacataaataatgaaTGCTGATGTATGAACAGAGAGGCAACATGATCTTTAATTAGTTTCtgatcaatttgattttatttgctATTGTTATTGTTGTAATCTTAAGGTAATGGTCAAAAGAATTGTTGGTGGGAAGTGGGCGGCTTGCAATGGGCAAATTTGTATTGGAGTGGATTATGTACTTGTTGAAAAGAAATTTGCTTCCACTCTGGTATAACATTCCCTCAACTAAATTTTCCcttgtttttttcataaaacacaaaccttagatttacatgtataatttttattctttggtAGATTGATTCACTCAAGAGAACAATCAAGAAATTTTTTGGTGAAAGCCCCAAAGATTCAAAAAGCATTAGCagaattatcaataaaaaccACTTTGACAGACTGAGCAAACTTCTTAAAGATCCTCATGTTGCGGCATCCATTGTTCATGGCGGTTCAtcagatgaaaaaaaaatgtaagtgaTTCTTATGGGTATTGCGAGCATATAAACATTGTTAACCATGTTTACGTATTGGAATAGCTGTAGTCAACTAATCGCTGGTCTTCCGAAGGCACAAGAAAACTAAGTTTATATGACTTATATGATATCTTTAGTTATTGTGTTGCTTTATATTTGCAATCTTTAATCTAAATTTGAAGACTTCCAAATGGTCTGGTTCCGATAAATAGGCCTTATTTCAGTGCAATCTCTGAACAGGTTCATTGAGCCTACCATCTTGTTAAATCCTCCACTTGATTCCGAGATCATGACTGAAGAAATTTTTGGTCCACTGCTTCCCATAATCACAGTAAGAAATAATCTGATCTTCTGTTCCTACCGGAAGTTTTCGACATCATATTTGCTTTGTAAACGAAgtgattttcctttttgtaaCAGTTAAATAACATTCAAGAAAGCATTGAATTTATCAATTCTAGGCCCAAGCCCCTTGTCATCTATGCCTTCACCAAAGATAAGACATTCAACAGACAAATTTTATCAGAAACATCTTCAGGaagtttattatttaatgacaCCTTGGCTCAGGTACTGCTCTGCTTCTGCTTCCCTATTTTGGAGTACTTCGATAGTAATTGTGATATTTAAcacaaaagttgaagaaaattaaCGCAAATCCTTCCCAAATTGTTGTTGTATTTGCAGTATACAAGTGACAATCTACCATTTGGAGGTGTTGGGCAGAGTGGATTTGGAAGGTACCATGGGAAATACTCCTTCGACAATTTCAGCCATGAAAAAGCAGTGATGCAGAGAACCTTCTTCCTTGAAATGCAGCCAAGGTATCCTCCTTGGAATGATTTCAAGATGAGTTTCTTCAGATTCGCATACGATTTCGACTATTTCAACTTATTGCTTCTACTGCTTGGGTTGAAAAAGTAGCGTACTGCCTATTTAGGTCTTCATAGTATAAGAGTCAATGTCAATGGATGACATTGAATCCGGAACAAGAATAACACACTAAACTTTTGTGTGGAGAGACCAATTTAATGGTGAAAAATTTGGTGACTGAGATACCTGTGTTtgatattatctattatttgtaCTGTTTGATGCTTCATATTATATTCGATCCCTAccatattttataacaataataaacaCCCAGACTAGACTCTTCAATGAATAAACATGCGCATGTTTGGAGAGGGCTCggcaaaaaaatataaaaaaattttttattataaaattatgtatatgggtttttgatatacaattttagCATACAAATAATGTGGTATCATTTAATTagatgataacatattatttgtatataaaaaatgtgtatacataatattgttcatctttTTATCGGGAAGTTACGCACATCCACCGGCGGCACATGCACCAGAGGCAACCCAAGACTccttttagttttggttttggaAAAGTTTACAGAGGCTTAAGATCCTGGCGCTCTGACGGCCTGTTATAGAAGTCCGTTGCGCTTTGCGTATGGGAACGGCCGTCCATTACCATAATGCTTCTGCGCCACCGTTAGCCTATTAAATTTATCACCTACACAACAAGTCCAATATCCCAATCCATGTTCCCTTTGTCATGAGATTACGACCGGATCTTGTATTGAAACGCGTCGCTAAGAATACAAGCTTTCAACaagcagaagaaagaaaaaccaAAGCAAGAATTGAAGGAATTGCCGCCTCCTCTGCCTGAAAAGCCAGAACCACCCGGGGATTGTTGTGGAAGCGGATGCGTTAGATGCGTGTGGGATGTGTATTATGAGGAGCTCGAGGCGTATAATAAGCTTTATAAAACCGATTTCATAAATGCCATACCCAATTAAGCCctatgtatgtatttatttaattttttgtacgTTGTAGTTGCCAAAAGGCTGATATGATTTATTATGTGGTGCAATTTGTTGATCATTGGTTGATTTCCCATTTGAGGAAATTGGTTGTTAAGATGCTTTTGTAAACTCATTTATCTACAATTCCCCCACAATTCGCCTTTACCGGAAATTGGTGATCGGAACTCCATCTACTCCAACAAGATTGTCATTTTCTCCACCGGTTTGTTGGAATTCTTtctgtgtatttatttatgcttTTGATTTTATGATCCTGAATTGGACGCTTTATGGTATAAGAAGGCAAGACTTTGTTTTATTGCATAGCCTTATTTGAAACAACCTAACAGTGACTGTTACTGCAAAAATTATGCcttgatttgtttgaaattcaaaatagttTGTGATATTCCTGTAGGATGAAACTGATAATGGtgtttatgttttcatttattcaaaattcGGGGATGAAAACAAACTTCTATTTGAATTCATTGACTGTTGTGTCAAAATTCATTGCTCTTTGTATCCTCCTGCCTCACATCACATGTGAATTTTCCTACAGATTGTGccttttcttttgtgtttttccTCAGATACTGCTTTGCTGTGCTACATGAGCGGACTTTTGTTGTGGAGCTTGACCTTGGAATGCAAGTCGCTTTTATATGTTACCGTCTCGTCTTCTGTTTTACCAATATTTTTGTGAGCGGTCGGTCAGTTGCAGAAACTACTTAGTATCAGTTAATGAGACAATACGGTGTCATGATGTGAGACAAAAACATCTGATCAAAAGCTACATATGGGGATTGACAAATCACTCCTAGAGTCTATCTAAGATACATGAGTTAGCCAAGAGAGTTCAAAATGTAGCATCTCTCATCCatgaatgaaaaactttatatttgggGAAAATGGATTtgttatattacaaatttgggtctggaaaaataatttgttgtaGTGATTAAGAAATTTTGAGTTGGTGGGATGTTAagacttaattataataaacaataataaataaataaataattaattaagataatattatattagaataaaatatataattagggtaagatatttaatatcaagataaaattagaatattatttataagattaggataatatttataagataatatttaataaaaatattattaagataatatttaataaattatatataaaagggagTAAGTATTGAAAGAGGAGAGAGATTATTGTTATTTGGGTTTTTTGAGTTTTTGGGAGGAAAAGAGAAAGATACTTCTATTTACCTTCGAAAATAGTTGACACCTTTTGTTGTTCactatacttattttaatttataatataagtaGTGGGTTTCTATCACGGGACTTAtgataatttatcaatttttgtaATTGGCCAAGTAGTTTCTCTAGTTTATTTTGTGATACAGAATTAAAATGATATGCTTATCATGTATTTCAGTCCTAAGATATCTTTATTGTGCAATCTCAATCAAAACGAATCAGGAGTACAGGTTAATTCAAGAACAAGGTAAAATAGAATGTTTCACTCTATTTGAAGGGATATCTGACCTAAAAGTCTAAATAGAAGATCTTTTTGATTGCTTACCTGGATTATGTAATTAGAAAGAACTATTTGAGAGCATATGTTCTCTACATTTAATTCTTGCAAGTCAGATCACCCAGCCCTTTTGTTTGGCTGGCAATGATGCATTCATTTTACCTTAACGTCAAGTTTGAAATGACTAATACCTAATTTATTTGGTTCCATCCAAGATACATGTGCACTATAGTGGGAGAATTAATATGCATTTACAGATTTTATTTTCCTTGTTGAATGCCTGggattttttttgaaattatgaaaatccTTTTAAGGTTGTTCCAGTTAACATTTTTTGAACATTTTATGTCATCCATTTTCTTCTAAGTATAGATTCAGTGAAGTCCTATCTATACCATTCAACAAAGGTTAGAAGTGCTAGGCTTTACTTCCAGGTCTGACTATTCTATCCACCTCTGCCATTACAGGGACGATACTACTGTTATAAAGCAAACAAATACAGTTACTCATCAAGCTTGAAAAAAATGAAGGGGAActatttataatcaataatttGTACCTCTGCTTGAGTTATGAGAAAAGAGGATCAACTTGAAGGAGATCATAGGAATGTGGATATGTGCTGAAGTATTCACACTAGTCATGATAGATTCCAAAGGGACAAAGCTCATAGACTATGGGAAGTGTATCTATCAGTAGCATATGCGTTCAAAATATTCATCACCCATGTTAAAGTTGTGACACTTTGCTTGTCACAATAacaagtttatttaatttaataaaaatataagtgatGGTAAACTTTAAGTGTAGTTTATGATCAAGTATCTCAATAGTTATAGGAGTTATGGTTTGAAGAATTAATTTATGCATGAATGCTAGTGTAGTGGGTTTAGTGGGTGTGGGAGTTCTACTTTTAGAAGTCAATGGTTGTGAGAGTTACTTTTTGTAGTTCTATGTATTAATGCTTTAGAAATGAAAATCTCAACCCTTTTGCCTTATTTCTTCtcttaaaaatttgtataagtTAACAATTCGTATTAGAGCTTTCAAGTTCTTAGAGGGACtttgagaaaagagaaaacTAGCAAGCTTTcctccaaaaataaaaaaaaaacttgagagATCAATCATAGCTTTAGGTGGTGTTTTAGTAGCTTCAATtcctatttttttaagaaaaaaattatcctgTTTGGGttgtgaaaatgaaaatatatttaagagaACTTGACCTATGATAAGTAGTAGAGACAGATAGAGATTCTCCTCCACTTAGAGCCAATCCCACAATAACACAGATGAAGCACAATATAGAAGAGTCAAACAAGAAATTCAAGGCCTTATTATGCCTGTAAGCAATATTGTCTAAAGCTATTTTTGACATAATCATTGCTGGCAAAACAATTAAAGAAGCTTGGGACAAACTTAAAGAGAAGTTTTAGGGTAGTGATAAAAAACGCAGATGCAAGTCTTGAATCTTTGAAGGGAATTTGAGCTTCTCAAAATGAAAGATTCTGAggcaaataaaaattatgcagaTAGCCCCTTAAAagtgtttaataaaattaaactattggGTGAAAAATTAACTGATAGGAGAATTGTAGAGAAAGTATTAGGTAAAGATCTCATCCCTTGAGGATTCAAGAAATCTTAATCAAATTACCTTGCCAGAATTGGTGAATGCCTTACAGGGACAAGAGCAAAAGAGATCAATTAGGCAAGAAGAAGCTATAAAATGAGCTCTCTTGGCTCAACAAAAGGGAAAAGCTCCATCCACTagtgaagagaaaaaataaattagtggataaaaagataaagaaaagaatttcaaaaggccaaaaatagaggcaaaaaagaaaaatacaagccATGTATTCATTGTAACAAGAAAGGACATTCACCAAATTGGTGTTGGTATAGGCCTAATGTCCAATGCAAAATTTGTAAGCAATTTGGACATGTTGAAAAAGTATGTAAAAGTCAATGTGATAAACAGGCACAACAAACATAATTTGCTGATAGTGgtcaacaacaacaataaaatgaACACTTGTTTGTCACAACTTGTTATGCAACAAGTAACAACCATGAAGCTTGGCTCATTGATAGTGGATGCtcaaatcatatgatatctGATGTAGACATCTTTGTTGACATGAATAGAGGTTtcttttttaaagtgaaaatggGAAATAGAGAATTGTTGGAAGTGGAAAACAAAGGCATAGTTATCGTCAACACTTCGAAAGGTACCAAACTAATTTCAGATGTCTTATATATGCCTAAAATTAGTCAAAGTCT
It contains:
- the LOC123227700 gene encoding aldehyde dehydrogenase family 3 member F1, producing the protein MEEIEDSIADLRTTYRSRKTRSVAWRKNQLRGLIKLVQDNEQKIAKALYHDLGKHPAEVYRDEIGIVKKSANHALSCLEKWMAPKKSRLPLLFFPASAEVLSEPLGVVLIFASWNFPITLALDPLIGAIAAGNTVLLKPSELAPECASVLQEIIPIYLDCNAIKVINGGADVGEKLLQQKWDKIFFTGSARVGRIVMSAAAKHLTPVTLELGGKCPAVIDTLSSLSDIKVMVKRIVGGKWAACNGQICIGVDYVLVEKKFASTLIDSLKRTIKKFFGESPKDSKSISRIINKNHFDRLSKLLKDPHVAASIVHGGSSDEKKMFIEPTILLNPPLDSEIMTEEIFGPLLPIITLNNIQESIEFINSRPKPLVIYAFTKDKTFNRQILSETSSGSLLFNDTLAQYTSDNLPFGGVGQSGFGRYHGKYSFDNFSHEKAVMQRTFFLEMQPRYPPWNDFKMSFFRFAYDFDYFNLLLLLLGLKK